The genomic segment GTTCCAGGGGGCGGTTGAGTACGCTTGCGAGGATCGCGCACATGAGCTGGCTGCGCGCCATCCCGCCGGAGACGGTGATCCGGGTGACCGACTGACCGGCGGCCTCGTGCTCGCGCACGGCCCGCGCCAACAGGAACGCCAGTGCTTCCAGGCACGCCCGGACCCGGACCGGGCGCTCCGCGGGTTCCGCGGGCGCCCACTTCACTTGCGGCTTCTCGACCCCGACCGACGGCTCGGACAACAGGAACGGAAGCACGCTCACGCCGTTGCACCGCGGCGGCACCTGCGCCGCGTCGTCCTCGACCTTGTACCAGTCCTTGCCCGCGACCACGTCCACGAACTGCGCGCCGTTGGAATAGCACCGCATCCACAGGTACGGCCCCCAGTTCAGTTTCATCGCGTCGAGCGTGCCGGAGTGCGGCAACTGCGCCGACGACGAGTTCACGACCGCGGAATTGCCGAGGATGATCGCCACCTGCCCGGCATCGACGGCCCCGCCGCCGATCAGCCCCGCGGCCTGATCGTCGAGCGTGGGGAAGATCCACGGGAGCGTGTCGGCGGTGTGTCGGTTCGGGAGGAGGTCGGGTACGAGTTTCCCGATGGGGGAGTTCATGTCCAGAATGGCCGGCAGGGCGTCCCAGGCGAGCTTCCGGTGTTCGGGGCCGGCGAGCGCGTCCAGCATCTTCCGGTTCCACTGGTTGGTCCGCAGATCCATGATCCCGGTGGACGCCGCCGACGAAACGCTCGTGAACTCGAACCGGCCGGTCAGATACCCGGCCGCCAGCGGCCCGTGGGGCAGGATCCACTCCGTTCGCTCCCAGTCCGCCGCGCTCAGCGTGTGCTCGTCCTTTACCAGGTGCGAGAGCGAGTAGCGCACGGCCCACGGGCCGCCGGTCAGTTCCTTCGCGCGGTCCTGGCCGCCGAGCCGCTTCAGCCCTTCGGCGTGGTACCCCGCGAGCGTCTGATCGTTCCAGCAGATCGCCCGCCGCACCTGGTTCAGCGTCTCATCGATCCGCCCGGCGCTGTGGTGCGTCGCGGAAACGCCGGCCGCG from the Frigoriglobus tundricola genome contains:
- a CDS encoding xylulokinase, with translation MSQPLRCVSPNAIIVGYDFSTGGVKALAFDLTGRTVAQVRLPTDLWTEGGVSELNLMQLEGQARAATRALNAALIRHAKLEYWLAAGVSATHHSAGRIDETLNQVRRAICWNDQTLAGYHAEGLKRLGGQDRAKELTGGPWAVRYSLSHLVKDEHTLSAADWERTEWILPHGPLAAGYLTGRFEFTSVSSAASTGIMDLRTNQWNRKMLDALAGPEHRKLAWDALPAILDMNSPIGKLVPDLLPNRHTADTLPWIFPTLDDQAAGLIGGGAVDAGQVAIILGNSAVVNSSSAQLPHSGTLDAMKLNWGPYLWMRCYSNGAQFVDVVAGKDWYKVEDDAAQVPPRCNGVSVLPFLLSEPSVGVEKPQVKWAPAEPAERPVRVRACLEALAFLLARAVREHEAAGQSVTRITVSGGMARSQLMCAILASVLNRPLERLVSDEGPALGAAVAALAGLESYLRKQQGIAEPYTAADAVAAMVKFRDRVEPVAAWVPDYARGMEAFENHLGERGA